In Modestobacter versicolor, a single genomic region encodes these proteins:
- a CDS encoding PLP-dependent cysteine synthase family protein, translating to MARFASLVDSLGNTPLVGLPSLSPTPDVRLWAKLEDHNPTGSIKDRAAIAMIDAAEKEGRLQPGSTILEPTSGNTGISLAMVARQRGYKLICVMPENTSIERRQLLEMYGAQIISSPAAGGSNQAVAVAKGLAAEHDDWVMLYQYGNPANAEAHYTGTGPEILADMPSITHFVAGLGTTGTLMGVSRYLREKKPDVQVIAAEPRYGELVYGLRNIDEGFIPELYDADLLDSRFSVGPDDAVHRTRQLVEREGIFAGISTGAILHAALGIADKEVAAGRKADIVFIVCDGGWKYLSTGAYAGTLEEASSALEGQLWA from the coding sequence ATGGCCCGCTTCGCCTCGCTCGTCGACTCGCTCGGCAACACCCCGCTGGTGGGTCTGCCGTCGCTGTCGCCCACCCCGGACGTCCGGCTGTGGGCCAAGCTCGAGGACCACAACCCCACCGGTTCGATCAAGGACCGCGCCGCCATCGCGATGATCGACGCGGCGGAGAAGGAGGGGCGGCTGCAGCCCGGCAGCACGATCCTGGAGCCCACCAGCGGCAACACCGGGATCTCGCTGGCGATGGTGGCGCGGCAGCGCGGGTACAAGCTGATCTGCGTGATGCCGGAGAACACCTCGATCGAGCGGCGCCAGCTGCTGGAGATGTACGGCGCGCAGATCATCAGCTCGCCGGCCGCCGGCGGCAGCAACCAGGCCGTCGCCGTCGCCAAGGGCCTGGCCGCCGAGCACGACGACTGGGTGATGCTCTACCAGTACGGCAACCCGGCCAACGCCGAGGCGCACTACACCGGCACCGGCCCGGAGATCCTGGCCGACATGCCCTCGATCACCCACTTCGTCGCGGGGCTGGGCACCACCGGCACGCTGATGGGCGTCTCGCGGTACCTGCGGGAGAAGAAGCCCGACGTCCAGGTGATCGCGGCCGAGCCGCGCTACGGCGAGCTGGTCTACGGGCTGCGCAACATCGACGAGGGCTTCATCCCCGAGCTCTACGACGCCGACCTGCTCGACTCGCGCTTCTCGGTCGGCCCGGACGACGCCGTCCACCGCACCCGCCAGCTCGTCGAGCGCGAGGGCATCTTCGCCGGCATCTCGACCGGCGCGATCCTGCACGCGGCGCTGGGCATCGCCGACAAGGAGGTCGCGGCCGGCCGCAAGGCCGACATCGTCTTCATCGTCTGCGACGGCGGCTGGAAGTACCTGTCCACCGGGGCCTACGCCGGCACGCTCGAGGAGGCGTCCTCCGCCCTGGAGGGCCAGCTCTGGGCATGA
- a CDS encoding MoaD/ThiS family protein gives MAIEVRIPTILRTHTGGNKTVEGSGSTLGALVDDIDAQHPGIKNRLVTEEGKLHRFVNVYVNDEDVRFTGALDTAVKDGDSVTILPAVAGGC, from the coding sequence ATGGCCATCGAGGTCCGCATCCCGACCATCCTGCGCACCCACACCGGCGGCAACAAGACCGTCGAGGGCAGCGGCAGCACGCTCGGCGCGCTGGTCGACGACATCGACGCCCAGCACCCCGGGATCAAGAACCGCCTGGTCACCGAGGAGGGCAAGCTGCACCGCTTCGTGAACGTCTACGTCAACGACGAGGACGTGCGCTTCACCGGTGCGCTGGACACCGCGGTCAAGGACGGCGACTCCGTGACCATCCTCCCCGCCGTCGCCGGCGGCTGCTGA